One Caretta caretta isolate rCarCar2 chromosome 6, rCarCar1.hap1, whole genome shotgun sequence genomic region harbors:
- the LOC125637838 gene encoding zinc-binding protein A33-like: protein MLGRVLHGPNQRQSLPPEELVPGGKYGSGQGSGSRRGAQTPAERAGESEKETPERGSEAEPPTEEYRDRPSPMASDPPAELHCPICLELFVGPVMLECGHNYCQGCLTRYWGEPPAQPGEAAPCRCPECRRPAPGGKYVPNRALGQLADRARESAPAQEGPAAGEELRGEPLFCMDHGSLTRALDTEHWGHRCLPLDETMRHYKEILTVSQTSLEARIQAAKSLQEQRAQKAPEIAAQRLRLEQHLSSQFIELHQGLQQKEAALRRELRREEELLLSELETSQRNAQELVRSSGGQIAAIQARLAEEDAGTFLKDIKSFLEKYCPGEEKGVQLPAPRDFSLGQFKGPIQYMVWREMKSALSLSLPSITLDPATNHPNLLLSPDLLAVRLVDEPQDEALEGPERFSKSVCVLGSASFTSGRHYWEVEVGDKTSWEIGLARASVNRQEAKVMLKPANGYWAVWLRNGADYKALDSPSRHLALTAKPRRVGVYLDYEGGQVSFYDAAAMTHLYTFSDAFAEPLYPMVGPGVNKDGLNAEPLRLVGL, encoded by the exons GTGCCGGGGGGCAAGTACGGGTCtgggcagggctcgggcagccGGAGAGGGGCACAGACACCCGCAGAGCGCGCCGGGGAGAGCGAGAAGGAGACACCGGAGAGGGGGAGCGAGGCAGAGCCCCCGACGGAGGAGTACAGGGATCGCCCCAGCCCCATGGCCAGCGACCCCCCGGCCGAGCTTCACTGCCCCATCTGCCTCGAGCTCTTCGTGGGGCCTGTCATGCTGGAGTGCGGGCACAACTACTGCCAGGGCTGCCTCACCCGCTACTGGGGGGAGCCCCCGGCCCAGCCAGGGGAGGCCGCCCCCTGCCGCTGCCCGGAGTGCCGGCGCCCCGCGCCCGGGGGCAAGTACGTGCCCAACCGCGCCCTGGGCCAGCTGGCAGACAGGGCCCGGGAGAGCGCCCCTGCCCAGGAGGGGCCGGCGGCCGGCGAGGAGCTGCGGGGGGAGCCGCTGTTCTGCATGGACCACGGCAGCCTCACGAGGGCGCTGGACACCGAGCACTGGGGGCACCGTTGTCTCCCGCTGGACGAAACCATGCGGCATTATAAG GAGATTTTAACCGTGTCACAGACCTCGCTGGAGGCCAGGATCCAAGCGGCGAAGTCTCTGCAGGAGCAGAGAGCTCAGAAAGCTCCTGAAATTGCA gcCCAGCGTCTCCGCCTGGAGCAGCACCTGTCCTCCCAGTTCATCGAGTTgcaccaggggctgcagcagaAGGAGGCGGCCCTGAGGCGGGAGCTGAGGCGGGAAGAGGAGCTTTTGCTGAGCGAACTGGAGACCAGCCAGCGAAATGCCCAGGAGCTCGTCCGCAGCTCGGGGGGGCAGATCGCTGCCATCCAGGCCCGGCTGGCGGAAGAGGACGCGGGCACCTTCCTGAAG GACATCAAAAGCTTCCTGGAAAA gtattGCCCCGGGGAGGAAAAAGGGGTTCAGCTGCCTGCACCCCGAGATTTCAGCCTGGGCCAGTTCAAGGGGCCCATCCAGTACATGGTGTGGAGGGAAATGAAATCCGCCCTGAGCCTCT CTCTGCCCTCCATCACCCTGGACCCGGCCACCAACCACCCCAACCTGCTGCTGTCGCCCGACCTGCTGGCCGTCCGGCTGGTGGACGAGCCCCAGGACGAGGCGCTCGAGGGGCCGGAGCGCTTCAGCAAGAGCGTGTGCGTGCTGGGCTCGGCCAGCTTCACCTCGGGCCGCCactactgggaggtggaggtgggggacaaAACCAGCTGGGAAATCGGCCTGGCTCGGGCCTCGGTCAACCGGCAGGAGGCCAAGGTGATGCTCAAGCCGGCCAACGGCTACTGGGCCGTCTGGCTCCGCAACGGGGCCGACTACAAGGCCCTGGACTCCCCCTCCCGGCACCTGGCGCTCACGGCCAAGCCCCGGCGGGTGGGGGTGTATCTGGACTACGAGGGGGGGCAGGTGTCGTTCTACGATGCGGCCGCCATGACCCACCTCTACACCTTCTCCGACGCCTTTGCCGAGCCCCTCTACCCCATGGTGGGCCCCGGGGTCAACAAAGACGGGCTCAATGCAGAGCCCCTCAGgctggtggggctatag
- the LOC125637836 gene encoding NAD(P)(+)--arginine ADP-ribosyltransferase 2-like, which translates to MWQHLPSLMKKELTENENFDLAWNTAKKEWLRKTNTFIFPNTMKAFCSVAVVAYTLNDPPLYKDFNTATRTGWTGSPAYASYPFKALHFLLTQASKEIWGIKPRCETVYRGANVKFSISRLFRFGQFTSTSKSSRVAAGFSQKTFFVLVSCTGYALRDLSHYLKEQEVLVLPSEMFQVTKVQLNEQGQTVHAKSVGVCSNHNCAYVGRGDPNVKRCPPHQVLHL; encoded by the exons ATGTGGCAGCATCTCCCGTCCCTGATGAAAAAGGAGCTGACCGAGAACGAGAACTTTGACCTGGCTTGGAACACGGCCAAGAAGGAGTGGCTGAGGAAGACGAATACGTTCATCTTCCCCAACACAATGAAAGCTTTCTGCAGCGTCGCTGTGGTTGCCTACACCTTAAACGACCCGCCTCTGTACAAGGACTTCAACACGGCCACCAGGACGGGCTGGACGGGATCCCCTGCCTACGCCAGCTACCCCTTCAAGGCCTTGCATTTCCTGCTGACCCAGGCGTCCAAAGAGATATGGGGGATAAAGCCCAGATGTGAAACCGTCTACAGAGGAGCCAACGTAAAATTCTCCATCAGCCGCTTGTTCCGCTTCGGCCAGTTCACCTCCACCTCAAAGAGCTCGAGGGTGGCGGCCGGATTCAGCCAAAAGACCTTCTTCGTGCTGGTTTCCTGCACGGGGTACGCGCTTCGGGACCTGTCCCACTACCTTAAAGAACAAGAGGTCCTGGTGCTGCCCTCCGAGATGTTCCAGGTCACCAAGGTCCAGCTGAACGAGCAGGGGCAGACTGTCCACGCCAAGTCGGTGGGGGTGTGCAGCAACCACAACTGCGCCTACGTGGGGAGAG GAGACCCCAATGTGAAGAGATGCCCTCCTCACCAAG TGCTGCATTTGTGA